The Entelurus aequoreus isolate RoL-2023_Sb linkage group LG04, RoL_Eaeq_v1.1, whole genome shotgun sequence nucleotide sequence ggaaaagtatcttccatatgaggaggtgtgaacaagtgatgacataaatcatggtcccaataacatcgcatctaatagacaatgtctcatttgcacccctgctggtgacgtctatcaaaatgagggtggtccgaaaaaaggagggatttttcaaattgactgtgtgttgcttttaaaagtgctccccctctggtcaacatatgaaataacaagtgtgtgtaagaaattgaaatgcgccccctttggccaaaatttatttaaaaatgaaatatgtatatagagacatactgtaataatttgaagtaaataatgaagattaaaaaccaattacaaaaagaacaaaataaaaaaccaaagatttactaaaagcttacctttttttatatttgcatagtttgtatatattattattgttgtaaataaacatgtttctatatctagaaagggtggtcctaaagaggtagggatttttcggaggtctcaagaaggtaagaaatacaagaatgtgtgttagAGGGCTGCTCACCAATAAAAGTGTTGTAGGTTTCACACGGCGTGTAAGGATGAAGGCGATATTCTGTCTTCTCAAGGAAATATTCCAATACGTCACTCAGGGAAGAGACTATCACCTCGATGGGAAAGGACGAATAACAGTAACCGTGTCAGATCATCATATTTATGCAAGATCATTAGCAAGGTTGCACATTTCCATAACTTTAGGGTATTAAAAGTGCGCGTAAAATGTTCTCACATGTCCCAGCAAATTAAATATATAGATACTCTTCTTTACTTGCACACTAATTAGCAGGAAATGACATAAATGATACAGTGTGTATTGTCATTATAGAactttactgaatgttgttaattACAGATATATggtataaataattttttttaatgattgaaaaaatatatacttatatttataatataaataataattatgcaAATaatgtacaaatataataaaaaaataccaaaCTAAAGAAAATTATAAAAAGtatgtaaatataatataattcaaCATAAATAGTATAAACATTTTATGATGTGAAAAATATTACTGTATGATACTACTACTATGTGTaatggagaaaaaacattttaccCACATAAAGTAACCTGTACAGTGTTTCTCATAAActggcaagatacctgtggcggtgggggcgtggctatgggcgtggtcaccatgacattatcgagtaatttgcataatttactacaatgatatgattttctctaaaaaggctcaaaaaatgtatacttactaattaataataacagttttgttttaaacgtccatccatccatccattttacaatataattacaacactttatgtacatatttatatacagatttgaacaataagttattcactgaaatatatttattaattgtggttcttacaaaaaatatatcttataaaatataaaagctaaaatgtctcttaaagctctgcccctttaattagtgcatactaaataatttaactttagcctactactacaaccatattatttaccagcaacataaagtgaaacagaggcaggggtgtcctgccacagtcagtaacaaataaacagaaaacagtagtagtcaaatacaaataaggcaacaagagaagtatcctacacttctcttttgtaaagtaaatctgaacagccgatatgggcatctacatcaactatatgatttgcctgtgaagctggacaggacaaaaaaatatatatatattattattatttaatttaattttttaaaattgtggcggacgtaattctttcgtggcgggccgccacaaataaatgaatgtgtgggaaacactgctgtaagTGTTTGTGaatatttacttttaactgttttgAAGTGATTATGTGAGAACATACTGATGTTTCCAGTTGAATGATGAATCCCGATTTAGTGCAGGTCAGCCGGTAGTTCCTCATGACGGGCCCACTAAAACACAAGTCATTATTATTAACAACAACACACTaactcaacatttttttaaacccttaAATATTCTACTATCAATGTTAGTCGCTTGAAAATGGACATCGTGTAAAAAGAAAAGCTGCAGTAAAGTTAATGCATGCAGAATTTTGATGAAAAACTGAACAGTAGGAGGATCATTTATGTGCTTTTACTACTGACCCGTTTTGGAACAATTACGTGTAAATATTTAGTTATCAAACTGTTAAATAACAGAACCATATAAAATTGAACCTTACTAAAACAATGCAGACGCAAACATTTACACGatgggcaacacaaagagcaacttcctgtaagcaagcggGAGTGTCGCTGGCCATGTTCTTGGGAAGTCAACATTGTCAAAATATATAGTTTACTTTCTAATGGGATTCTGCCCTAAGTACTATAAATGGAGGTTGAAGCCTGAAGTGTTCAATGCTGACCCCAATATGAAGAATGTAGAGCATTTTGCTAGCTTGTTTGGTTAGATTTAGTAAAAAATAACTTAACTACCatatcatttttatttcaaatatacaaaacccaaaagcagtgaagtagtCGCGTTgtggaaatggtaaataaaaagagaatacaatgatttgcaaatccttttcaactaatatcatacttgccaaccctcctgtttttagcgggagactcccggtattcagcgcctctccctataacctcccggcagagattttctcccggcaaactcccggtattcagccggagctggaggccacgccccctccagctcaatgcggacctgagtggggacagcctgttctcacgtccgctttcccacaatataaacagcttgcctgcccaatgacgtcataacatctagggcttttagagagtagagtgcataactgcgcacacaacaaggagacgaagcagaagaacgaggaagttacagacatggcgacgccgtcgacgagcaagatgaagaaatacgcttgcaagttccgaaacgaatggaaacaagaatttcagttcatccaggacagttcgaaggggaaggtgtatgttgcctgtacattttgtagaacagacttctccattgaacacggtggccgaaatgatatactcatcatgaacggagaagttaaacaggacaatactgccatcgactggatagccaccggaacactgaaattcaagtatttcttttatttatatgtataataaaataaatatatatatatatatatatatatatatatatatatatatatatatatatatatatatatatatatatatatatatatatatatatatatatatatatagctataattcactgaaagtcaagtatttcatatatatatataaatatatatatatatgaaatactcgagttggtgaattctagctgtaaataaccacgccccaaccacgcccccgcccccaaccacacacccCCACCCCACGGTGgctgaaatgatatactcatcatgaacggagaagttaaacaggacaatactgccatcgactggatagccaccggaacactgaaattcaagtatttcttttatttatatgtataataaaaaaaaaatatatatatatatatatatatatatatagctataattcactgaaagtcaagtatttcatatatatatataaatatatatatatatgaaatactcgagttggtgaattctagctgtaaataaccatgcccccgcccccaaccacacacccCCACCCCTGACCAAgaccccctacccccacctcccgatattggaggtctcaaggtatgacttatattcaattgaatagactgcaaagacaagatatttaacgttccaactggtaaactttattttttgcaaatattagctcttttggaatttgatgcctgcaacatgtttcaaaaaagctggcacgagtggcaaaaaaagactgagaaagtagaggaatgctcatcaaaagacttatttggaacatcccacaggtgaacgggctaattgggaacaggtgggtgccatgattgggtataaatgcaGCATCCATGAAATCAAGATTCAAGacgctttattattgtccattcttaacatgtacaagacacataagaactgaaatttcattttgggCACAGTCCTACTaaaagcagacatacgttacagggagacaagacgggaccgccaacagatcagccacttacagcgctccttaaaaaaagtgggaaaaaggtaatattgggaaaggggggaagagtaaaaaaaatatcagtctaaggctgcaccctcgggagggggtccagactgagtccaaggaaaaaacctcacatagcatagcacacataaacatgatacatataattacaacaactcgcaacagaggggggggatttggggccctggggGCCGGcttgctgctataaagcgctactcagccgtccataaccccgaagcagtggtgaaggcgttgattggaaggggcgggtgcgtgcatgtatgccctattaacttgggtgagatgttgaaatgtttttgtggactggggccgatctcaaagttcgacaccaggtgttattggaaaaaaaatgaaggtcaaaagcgtccattgtTgaagagtcctcgggggagtttttcagaacagcctgttcttgcgtgaaggccattcgagggagtcaaatcgtagattaggatgttgttttcttcgagcagtcaaaacaatgacttgcctgctctatgtccgtgctggttctctcaaattcaatttaattctccttgtcagcaagcttctccatgatgagatccattttgcgattcagatcagaaatcgccacagactgtgttcccacagcccggcccaatccttccattgcgacgaacagccgttgggctccttgagtggctgccatcgtcttccgaatttgacgatacaccagagcaatgcccagcccaatcagcaggtgccccgcgatcacggttccaaatgggtagatgtcttccacctcctcgatggaaaggactgagaggcacatgattctccatttatcccaggagtctctcacgtacccctgCCCTGATGGaaatcagggcagccaggctcccccgaacctcttttccttgtcgaaaagactttgtcaattgcgtcgagagtccagctgatcatatccatgtttgatgtttaaatttgaggacagcgcaaagaaggaggcttcaaaaaagttcagacaagacaaaacgaaaatgctcagtcattcacaaacaaggacggggcgagggtcaccactttgtcaacaaatgcctgagcaaattgtttaagaacaacatttctcaaccagctattgcaaggaatttagggatttcaccatctacgctttgtaatatcaaaaggttcagagaatctggaaaaatcactgcacgtaagccatgatattacgcagcttggatccctcaggcggtacagcatcgaaaagcgacatcggtgtgtaaaggatatcaccacatgggctcaggaacacttcagaaaaccactgtcagtaactacagtcggtcgctacatctgtaagtgcaagttaaaactctactatgcaaagccaaagccatttatcaacaacacccagaaacgccgtcggcttcgctgggcccgagctcatctaagatggactgatacaaagtggaaaagtgttctgtggtctgacgagtccacatttcaaattgtttttggaaactgtggatgtcgtgtcctccggaccaaagaggaaaagaaccatctggattgttctaggcgcaaagtgtaaaaggcagcatgtgtgatggtatgggggtgtattagtgcccaagacatgggtaacttacacatctgtgaaggcgccattaatgctgaaaggtacatacagcttttggagcaacatatgttgccatccaagcaacgttatcatggacgcccctgcttatttcagcaagacaatgccaagccacgtgttacaacagcgtggcttcgcagtaaaatagtgcgggtactagactggcctgcctgtagtccagaccagtctcccattgaaaatataaaggctaaaatatgagaagggagactgttgaacaacttaagccaggagtcaccaacctttttgaaaccaagagctacttcttgggtagtgattaatgcgaagggctaccagtttgatacacacttaaataaattgccagaaattgccaatttgctcaatttacctttaactctatgttattattaataattaatgatatttacacttaattgaacggtttaaaagagaagaaaacacgaaaaaaatgacaattaaattttgaaacatagtttatcttcaatttcgactctttaaaattcaaaattcaaccgaaaaaaagaagagaaaaactagctaattcgaatctttttgaaaaaattaaaaaaagaatttatggaacatcattagtaatttttcctgattaagattaattttagaattttgatgacatgttttaaataggttaaaatccaatctacactttgttagaatatataacaaattggaccaagctatatttctaacaaagacaaatcattatttcttctagattttccagaacaaaattttaaaataaattcaaaagactttgaaataagatttaaatttgattctacagattttctagatttgccagaataatttttttgaattttaatcataataagtttgaagaaatatttcacaaatattcttcgtcgaaaaaacagaagctaaaatgaagaattaaatgaaaatgtatttattgttctttacaataaaaaaaatacatttacttgaacattgatttaaattgtcaggaaagaagaggaaggaatttaaaaggtaaataggtatatgtgtttaaaaatcctaaaatcatttttaaggttgtattttttctctaaaattgtctttctgaaagttataagaagcaaagtaaaaaaatgtatgaatttatttaaacaagtgaagaccaagtctttaaaatattttcttggattttcaaattctatttgagttttgtctctcttagaattaaaaatgtcaggcaaagcgagaccagcttgctagtaaataaatacaatttaaaaaatagaggcagctcactggtaagtgctgctatttgagctatttttagaacaggccagcgggctactcatctggtccttacgggctacctggtgcccgcgggcaccgcgttggtgacccctgacttaagctgtacatcaagcaagaatgggaaagaattccacttaaaaaatgtgtctcctcagttcccaaacctttactgagtgttgttaaaaggaaaggccatgtaacacactggtaaaaatgccttttttgcaatgtgttgctgccattaaattcaaagttaatgattatttgcaacaaaaacaacaaagtttctcagtgtgaacatgaaatatctctgcagtctattcaattgaatataagttgaaaaggatttgttgtattctctttttatttaccatttacacaacgtgacaactccaCTGCTTTTGGGGTGTGACTACCTGGCTGTGACTTGTCTCAGCGTGAGGGCGTAGTTCTTGGCCAAGGCCGAGGGGCGCAGGATGATGCTTCCATATTCCGGGTTCTGTTCCAACATCTGCTCCGCTTCCTGTCGCGTCACATTGAAGAAACATCTAAGAGGAAGCGGAGGACATGTGTGTTTAAAACATCGGCCATGGCGTTGGTACGTTAGTACGCACGGGAGCTGCTCGGGGCTGCTGTGGTCTGGTGGGGGCGGGGATGCGGAGGGTCCTCGGAGGTAGGCGGGTCGAGGCGGTAGTGCAGGGGGGGTGTTTGCCAGGGCCTTCCTCCCCTGCTCCTGAGATAGAGCGTCCTCCAGCAGCATCTTCTGACCAGGCAGCAGCTGCAGCTGGCTGGGAATCTCCTTCTACAGGAAGCAACATCCTCCTTAACTCAATTAGGTCTTAACTAGATGCTTCCTGCTCTTGCTGCACATGTTCATGATCATTCTAACTGCCATTTATCTCGCAAGACTGGGATTACAACCATGGAGTCACTAACATAGGATAAGATCCAGGATATGAGAAGTATGTCACTTCAGAGTGGGCCGTAATAGGAACTATAAACCTTTTATTTTGGACaaccatttttatttatataatgtatCTTTCTTAACCCTATGGCCCCGTGGGGCCCATTGTTCAGAgctagagagagtatggccagcatggtttcaactagagatgtccgatagtggctttttttgcctatatccatccatccatccatccatccatcttcttccgcttatccgaggtcgggtcgcgggggcagcagcctaagcagggaagcccagacttccctctccccagccacttcgtctagctcttcccgggggatcccgaggcgttcccaggccagccgggagacatagtcttcccaacgtgtcctgggtcttccccgtggcctcctaccggtcggacgtgccctaaacacctccctagggaggcgttcgggtggcatcctgaccagatgcccgaaccacctcatctggctcctctccatgtggaggagcagtggctttactttgagctcctcccggatgacagagcttctcaccctatctctaagggagagacccgccacccggcggaggaaactcatttcggccgcttgtacccgtgatcttgtcctttcggtcataacccaaagctcatggccataggtgaggatgggaacgtagatcgaccggtaaattgagagctttgccttgcggctcagctccttcttcaccacaacggaccgatacagcgcccgcattactgaagacgccgcaccgatccgcctgtcgatctcacgaaccactcttccctcactcgtgaacaagactccgaggtacttgaactcctccacttggggcagggtctcctccgcaacccggagatggcactccacccttttccgggcgagaaccatggactgggacttggaggtgctgattctcatcccagtcgcttcacactcagctgcgaaccgatccagtgagagctgaagatcctggccagatgaagccatcaggaccacatcatctgcaaaaagcagagacctaatcccgcagccaccaaaccggatcccctcaacgccctgactgcgcctagaaattctgtccataaaagttatgaacagaatgggtgacaaagggcagccttggcggagtccaaccctcactggaaactggtCCGAGTTCCAAGCTCTgatactgatcatacagggagcggaccgccacaatcagacagtccgataccccatactctctgagcactccccacaggacttcccgagggacacggtcgaatgccttctccaagtccacaaagcacatgtagactggttgggcaaactcccatgcaccctcaaggaccctgccgagagtatagagctggtccacagttccgatattgtccaactcttaattaccgataccgttatcaaccaataccgatatatacagtggtggaattaacacattattatgcctaattttgttgtgatgccccgccggatgcattaaaccaggggtcaccaacctttttgaaaccaagagctacttcttgggtactgattaatgcgaagggctaccagtttgatacacacttaaataaattgccagaaatagccaatttgctcaatttacctttaactctatgttattattaataattaatgatatttacatttaattgaacggtttaaaagaggagaaaacacaaaaaaaaatgacaattaaattttgaaacatagtttatcttcaatttcgactctttaaaattcaaaattcaaccgaaaaaaagaagagaaaaactagctaattcgaatctttttaaaaaaaattaaaaaataatttatggaacatcattattaatttttcctgattaagattaattttagaattttgatgacatgttttaaataggttaaaatccaatctacactttgttagaatatataacaaattggaccaagctatatgtctaacaaagacaaatcattatttcttctagattttccagaacaaaaattttgaaagaaattcaaaagacttttaaataagattcaaatttgattctacagattttctagatttgccataataatttttttgaattttaatcataataagtttgaagaaatatttcacaaatattctttgtcgaaaaaacagaag carries:
- the LOC133648237 gene encoding signal-transducing adaptor protein 1-like isoform X1, translated to MSVPARVVHMRRATITALPLYYSGPLLKKLCSETDYKKFYAELRGDALFLYKDETQDTYTEKLNLQEMKSMHLESPYERKMPTVFTLTLATQKVHLKMDNPDTGEEWRVYIQTMVQKEIPSQLQLLPGQKMLLEDALSQEQGRKALANTPPALPPRPAYLRGPSASPPPPDHSSPEQLPCVLTYQRHGRCFKHTCPPLPLRCFFNVTRQEAEQMLEQNPEYGSIILRPSALAKNYALTLRQVTASGPVMRNYRLTCTKSGFIIQLETSVIVSSLSDVLEYFLEKTEYRLHPYTPCETYNTFIEMTPPPERVTIPSRAAKSVPKAEVGPMVCSGTKPGEGEYVVPEEHQLNKKKGVNERI